A window of the Lates calcarifer isolate ASB-BC8 linkage group LG18, TLL_Latcal_v3, whole genome shotgun sequence genome harbors these coding sequences:
- the LOC108888346 gene encoding LOW QUALITY PROTEIN: aryl hydrocarbon receptor nuclear translocator-like protein 2 (The sequence of the model RefSeq protein was modified relative to this genomic sequence to represent the inferred CDS: deleted 1 base in 1 codon): MSAGGSEGTADRPADPPEEDKKPSQAGPSLPAVELPRKRKGDVEERSGTHVQQSLDIEMDDDLSKSEGEDQQVKMKCFREPHRQIEKRRRDKMNNLIDELSAMIPACQPMARKLDKLTVLRKAVQHLKALKAGTSSAFTDTTYKPSLLPHDDLRHLLLRAAESFLLVVSCDRAKILFISESVSKILNFSRMELTGQSLFDFIHPKDINKVKEQLSSSELYPRQRLIDAATGAQVQAETPVRASHLSTGARRSFFCRMKHSRVAGKHEDKSSSLPSTSKKKDTYRYCTLHCTGYMRSWPSSQLDSESDPEKETSHLTCLVTVCRLHPHLSHHPSKDVSVKPTEFVTRCAIDGKFTFVDQQATTVIGYLPQEVLGTSCYEYFHQDDLQHLAEKHRQVLRSKEKIETQCYKFKTKYGSYVSLQSQWFSFTNPWTKEVEFIVSLNKVMSGLGHTKGEEEAGSSKALQEDTKQIPIIPGLSSGLGTMIYAGSIGTQIANELIDSCRMNSSPSSGASSPFGPAQEKGPLVSPQTSKSTSSREETAGSSSQSQSDSRTAVGASSATSESTGEPSQLDLDSMVVPGLSSFSSDEAAMAVIMSLLETDANMGQSGDFEDLHWPF, from the exons ATCCCCCTGAAGAGGACAAAAAGCCAAGTCAAGCAGGCCCCTCGCTGCCAGCTGTCGAGCTGCCAAGGAAACGAAAGGGAGATGTGGAGGAGAGGTCAGGCACCCATGTACA GCAAAGCCTCGACATCGAGATGGATGACGACCTCAGCAA ATCTGAAGGAGAGGATCAGCAAGTCAAAATGAAATGCTTCAG GGAGCCTCATCGCCAGATTGAGAAGCGGCGACGGGATAAAATGAATAACCTCATTGATGAGCTGTCTGCCATGATCCCTGCCTGTCAGCCCATGGCTCGGAAGCTTGACAAGCTCACTGTGCTGCGGAAGGCTGTCCAACACCTGAAAGCCCTCAAAG ctggGACGAGCAGTGCATTCACAGACACCACGTACAAGCCTTCCCTCCTGCCTCATGATGACCTCAGGCACCTTCTGCTCAGG GCTGCGGAGAGTTTCCTGTTAGTTGTAAGTTGTGACCGGGCAAAAATCCTCTTCATCTCTGAGTCC GTCTCCAAGATCCTCAACTTCAGCCGG ATGGAGCTGACTGGGCAGAGCCTGTTCGATTTCATCCACCCCAAAGACATCAACAAGGTGAAGGAGCAGCTGTCGTCCTCAGAGTTGTACCCTCGCCAGCGCCTCATTGATGCTGCAA ctggTGCTCAGGTCCAGGCAGAGACCCCCGTCAGGGCATCCCACTTGTCAACTGGGGCTCGGCGATCATTCTTCTGTCGCATGAAGCACAGTCGGGTGGCAGGGAAACATGAGGACAAAAGCTCATCACTGCCCAGTACTTCCAAAAAGAAGG ACACTTACAGATACTGTACCCTCCACTGCACTGGATACATGCGGAGTTGGCCGAGCAGCCAGCTGGACTCAGAGAGCGACCCCGAGAAAGAAACCTCACACCTGACCTGCCTGGTGACGGTGTGCCGCCTCCACCCTCACCTGTCCCACCACCCTTCCAAAGACGTCAGTGTCAAACCCACTGAGTTCGTCACCCGCTGTGCGATCGACGGCAAATTCACTTTTGTAGACCAACA AGCCACAACCGTCATTGGTTATTTGCCGCAGGAAGTTCTTGGCACATCATGTTATGAGTACTTCCACCAGGACGACCTGCAGCACCTCGCAGAGAAACACAGGCAAG TTCTTCGAAGCAAAGAGAAGATTGAGACACAGTGCTACaagttcaaaacaaaatatgGCTCCTATGTTTCACTCCAAAGTCAGTGGTTTAGTTTCACAAATCCATGGACCAAAGAAGTTGAGTTTATCGTGTCTTTAAACAAGGTTATGTC GGGGCTTGGTCACACAAAAGGTGAAGAGGAAGCAGGCAGCTCAAAAGCACTTCAGG AAGACACAAAGCAAATACCCATAATTCCTGGCCTTTCCAGTGGTTTGGGCACAATGATCTACGCAGGCAGTATAGGGACCCAAATTGCAAATGAGCTCATCGACTCCTGCAG GATGAACTCGTCTCCATCAAGCGGAGCTTCCAGCCCGTTTGGCCCAGCCCAGGAGAAAGGTCCACTGGTTTCCCCTCAAACCAGCAAGAGT acatccagcagagaggaaacagcgGGCAGTTCATCACAGTCCCAGTCTGATTCGAGGACAGCAGTGGGCGCTAGCAGTGCAACTTCTGAAAGTACAG GTGAGCCGTCCCAGCTAGACTTGGACAGCATGGTGGTGCCAGGCCTGAGCAGCTTCAGTAGTGATGAGGCAGCCATGGCAGTTATCATGAGTTTGCTGGAGACAGATGCAAACATGGGTCAATCGGGGGACTTTGAGGACTTACACTGGCCTTTCTAG